In the genome of Halalkalicoccus subterraneus, one region contains:
- a CDS encoding glycoside hydrolase family 3 N-terminal domain-containing protein, translating into MVDGSTDDGMKRKANTSRRTFLKATGAATASAGVGTGAVSATSKDREEETDVDAFLEDLTLEQKVGQMTQVDLGTFDPESTEIPDSFGVETLGEYFSELELGSVLSGGASPPTFDAQETVEGINALQEYNLEHSEHGIPFLWGVDALHGNTLLAGSTAFPQRINMGSTRNIDLIEAAERHTSDATAAMGAHWTFAPTTDLQRDPRWGRFYEGISEDATYLGEVSKARVRGLESNDRLCSTVKHFGAYSIPENGNDRAHARTSMRDLRTNVLPPYRRALEAEPATVMVNSGALNGKPAHASEWLLTQMLRERYDFEGVVISDYDDFYRMLVNHDYTDSFRRAVKEGLNAGVDMYMIGNGGEAPGPAAFIETTVSLVEDGEVSMECIDESVRRILELKADLGLFEEPTVDESEIDSVLGGGQEESEQLARESLVLLKNDDALPLSGSEDVLLTGPGYDPDLDLENRFLMRYGAWTLGWQGIQEGAPSEGGPRPRGETITEAMDDAFNGELTHVPTDFRAQPYSPDTSDPNGDFDLTDEQESDVREAAGSADAVVVVLGEGPHNEDFGDRDKLELDPAQRELVAAIEEEAPDTPVIGLILAGSPRGGTETFDSLDAVVFAGQPGSDGGHAVAETLLGENNPSGKLAFNWPENVGKVPNNYDAYPPLGDSALAEPHEPLYAFGHGLSYTDFEYSGLSVSPGSVSDPASTPTVTASVGVENTGDEAGEHIVEVYNTQSYGSVLQPDRRLLGYERVSLAAGESSTVEVDLDLSAVEVVPGDVPGILPKVVEAGEYELSVGEETTTLTVENAGSITDDRPAIGYDADLDEDVYEGIMGVLQRLGR; encoded by the coding sequence ATGGTAGACGGCTCCACGGATGACGGTATGAAGCGAAAAGCGAACACTTCTCGGCGAACTTTTCTGAAGGCGACGGGTGCGGCGACGGCGAGTGCAGGGGTCGGGACGGGAGCGGTAAGTGCCACCTCGAAGGACCGAGAGGAAGAAACCGACGTCGACGCGTTTCTCGAGGATCTCACGCTCGAACAAAAGGTCGGCCAGATGACGCAGGTCGACCTCGGGACGTTCGATCCCGAGTCCACGGAGATCCCCGATAGCTTCGGGGTCGAGACGCTCGGGGAGTACTTCTCCGAACTCGAACTCGGGTCGGTCCTCTCGGGTGGGGCGTCGCCGCCGACGTTCGACGCCCAAGAGACCGTCGAGGGAATCAACGCGCTCCAGGAGTACAACCTCGAACACTCGGAGCACGGTATTCCGTTCCTCTGGGGCGTCGACGCGCTTCACGGCAATACACTGCTCGCGGGCTCGACCGCATTTCCCCAGCGCATCAACATGGGCTCGACCCGGAACATCGATCTGATCGAGGCCGCCGAGCGCCACACCTCGGACGCGACCGCGGCGATGGGCGCCCACTGGACGTTCGCACCGACGACCGACCTCCAGCGTGACCCGCGGTGGGGACGGTTCTACGAGGGGATCAGCGAGGATGCCACCTACCTGGGCGAGGTCTCGAAGGCCCGGGTACGGGGCTTGGAGAGCAACGACCGGCTCTGTTCGACGGTCAAGCACTTCGGGGCGTACTCGATCCCCGAGAACGGCAACGACCGGGCCCACGCCCGGACCTCGATGCGTGATCTGCGGACGAACGTTCTCCCGCCCTACCGGCGGGCACTGGAGGCCGAACCTGCCACCGTGATGGTCAACAGCGGGGCGCTCAACGGCAAGCCCGCCCACGCCTCCGAGTGGCTGCTGACCCAGATGCTCCGGGAGCGCTACGACTTCGAGGGCGTCGTGATCTCCGATTACGACGACTTCTACCGGATGCTCGTCAACCACGACTACACCGACAGCTTCCGACGCGCAGTCAAAGAGGGGCTCAACGCTGGCGTCGACATGTACATGATCGGCAACGGTGGCGAGGCGCCCGGTCCGGCCGCGTTCATCGAGACGACCGTGAGCCTCGTCGAGGACGGCGAGGTCTCGATGGAGTGTATCGACGAGTCGGTCCGACGGATCCTCGAACTCAAGGCGGATCTGGGCCTGTTCGAGGAGCCGACCGTCGACGAATCGGAGATCGACTCGGTACTCGGCGGCGGCCAGGAAGAATCCGAGCAGCTCGCACGCGAGTCGCTGGTGCTGTTGAAGAACGACGACGCACTCCCGCTTTCGGGGAGCGAGGACGTCCTTCTGACCGGTCCGGGCTACGATCCGGATCTCGACCTCGAAAACCGGTTCCTGATGCGATACGGCGCCTGGACGCTCGGCTGGCAAGGTATCCAGGAGGGTGCCCCGAGCGAGGGCGGGCCCCGACCGCGCGGCGAGACGATCACCGAGGCGATGGACGACGCGTTCAACGGAGAGCTCACTCACGTCCCGACGGACTTCCGGGCCCAGCCCTACAGCCCCGATACGTCAGACCCGAACGGCGATTTCGACCTCACCGACGAGCAGGAGAGCGACGTTCGGGAAGCCGCCGGCTCCGCGGACGCCGTCGTCGTCGTTCTCGGCGAGGGACCTCACAACGAGGACTTCGGCGACCGCGACAAACTCGAACTCGACCCCGCACAGCGCGAACTCGTGGCGGCCATCGAGGAGGAGGCACCCGACACGCCCGTGATCGGCCTGATCCTCGCGGGCAGTCCACGCGGAGGTACGGAGACGTTCGACTCGCTCGATGCCGTCGTCTTCGCCGGCCAGCCCGGCAGCGACGGTGGCCATGCGGTCGCGGAGACGCTACTCGGCGAGAACAACCCCTCGGGCAAGCTGGCGTTCAACTGGCCCGAGAACGTCGGGAAGGTGCCCAACAACTACGACGCCTACCCGCCGCTCGGCGACAGCGCCCTCGCGGAACCGCACGAGCCGCTGTACGCCTTCGGCCATGGGCTCTCCTATACCGACTTCGAGTACTCGGGCCTCTCTGTCTCGCCGGGATCGGTCTCAGACCCCGCGAGCACGCCAACGGTGACGGCCAGCGTCGGCGTCGAGAACACGGGCGATGAGGCCGGCGAGCATATCGTCGAGGTCTACAACACCCAATCCTATGGATCGGTGCTTCAGCCCGACCGCCGGCTGCTGGGTTACGAGCGGGTGTCGCTCGCCGCGGGCGAGTCGAGCACCGTCGAGGTCGACCTCGACCTCTCGGCGGTGGAGGTCGTCCCCGGCGACGTACCGGGGATCCTGCCGAAGGTCGTCGAGGCGGGCGAGTACGAGCTCTCGGTCGGCGAGGAAACGACCACGCTGACCGTCGAGAACGCCGGAAGTATCACCGACGACCGACCCGCGATCGGCTACGACGCGGACCTCGATGAGGACGTCTACGAGGGTATCATGGGGGTGCTCCAACGACTCGGACGGTAG
- a CDS encoding formate/nitrite transporter family protein gives MAVAPSPSEIFQRAVEEGERRLDQSMLELVATSFIAGFTVVFGTVALGIVHAVVEPQFGELSKIAGALAFGPAIVFLIVGRAELFTENFFDPLAAAFDRSDTWMVPSLARLWGVTFVLNLVGGALMALVFSVDGALPPGTGHALRTTATEIVARRPMAEFADSVAGGVLVTLLSFLLAAADSVGTRASIAYVVGFLLALGPFDHVIVTMLHVLLGLLFGAEIGIGAFLVTTSIVTAGNVVGGLGIGTLTHLAQAKGAEKSTE, from the coding sequence ATGGCAGTTGCTCCTAGCCCGAGCGAGATCTTCCAGCGAGCGGTGGAAGAGGGTGAACGGCGCCTTGATCAGTCGATGCTCGAACTGGTCGCCACGAGCTTCATCGCCGGCTTCACTGTGGTCTTCGGAACCGTCGCGCTAGGTATCGTCCACGCGGTCGTCGAACCTCAGTTCGGCGAACTCTCCAAGATCGCGGGTGCGCTCGCGTTCGGCCCAGCCATCGTGTTCCTCATCGTCGGCCGCGCGGAGCTGTTCACGGAGAACTTCTTCGACCCGCTCGCCGCCGCGTTCGACCGGTCAGACACGTGGATGGTGCCGTCGCTCGCCCGTTTGTGGGGCGTCACGTTCGTCCTCAACCTCGTCGGCGGCGCATTGATGGCACTCGTGTTCTCGGTCGACGGCGCGTTACCCCCGGGAACCGGCCATGCGTTGCGCACGACGGCCACCGAGATCGTTGCCCGGAGACCGATGGCGGAGTTCGCGGACTCCGTCGCGGGCGGCGTTTTGGTGACGCTGCTGTCGTTTCTGCTCGCGGCCGCCGACAGCGTCGGGACGCGAGCCAGTATAGCGTACGTCGTCGGATTCCTGTTAGCGCTGGGGCCGTTCGATCACGTCATCGTGACGATGCTGCACGTCCTCTTGGGACTCCTGTTCGGAGCCGAGATCGGCATCGGCGCGTTCCTCGTCACGACGAGCATCGTCACGGCCGGGAACGTCGTCGGCGGACTCGGGATCGGCACGCTCACGCACCTCGCACAGGCGAAGGGAGCGGAGAAATCGACCGAGTAA